In Bacteroides coprosuis DSM 18011, the following are encoded in one genomic region:
- a CDS encoding PpiC-type peptidyl-prolyl cis-trans isomerase (InterPro IPR000297~KEGG: bfs:BF3888 putative exported peptidyl-prolyl cis-trans isomerase~PFAM: Peptidyl-prolyl cis-trans isomerase, PpiC-type~SPTR: Putative uncharacterized protein;~IMG reference gene:2504105858~PFAM: PPIC-type PPIASE domain), with amino-acid sequence MKNKNKMRNKLAIYLRSAVLLCCLMALPKSVFAQNNVIDEVIWVVGDEIILKSDVESLRLQYLIDGKKIDGNPYCVIPEQIAIQKLFLNQAKLDSIEVSESAIIRQVDMYMAEYLKMFNSKEKMEEVMNKTTSQIRRDLRNSLREGETVKMVQDKLVGDIAVTPAEVRRFFQDLPQDSIPYIPTKVEVQIITQLPRVSLAEVDDVKKRLREYTDQVNSGEMPFSTLARLYSEDLGSAMKGGEIGFMGRGMLAPEYANVAFNMQEPGKVSKIVETEFGYHIIQLVEKRGDRVNTRHILLKPKVSDEDLTKSTNKLDSLANDIRDEKFSFGEAALYLSDNKETRNNSGLMPNPYDGTSRFEMQALPPEIAKVIEKLNVGDVSNALTMIDDKGREVCAIVRLKDRIQGHKATITEDYQNLRDLVIAEKREAILHNWIVKKQKETYVRINDGWRECEFEYPGWIKD; translated from the coding sequence ATGAAAAACAAAAATAAAATGAGAAATAAGCTAGCTATTTACTTGCGAAGTGCTGTCCTATTATGTTGCTTAATGGCTCTTCCTAAAAGTGTTTTTGCTCAAAATAATGTTATTGATGAAGTTATATGGGTAGTTGGGGATGAAATTATTTTAAAATCTGATGTTGAATCTCTTCGTTTACAGTATCTAATTGATGGTAAGAAAATTGACGGGAACCCCTATTGCGTTATTCCAGAGCAAATAGCAATTCAAAAGCTTTTTCTAAATCAGGCGAAACTAGATAGTATTGAAGTATCTGAATCTGCTATTATTCGTCAGGTTGATATGTATATGGCGGAATATCTGAAAATGTTTAATTCTAAGGAAAAGATGGAAGAGGTTATGAATAAAACAACCTCTCAGATACGTAGAGACCTTAGAAATAGCCTTCGTGAGGGTGAAACAGTCAAGATGGTGCAAGATAAATTGGTAGGAGACATTGCTGTTACACCAGCAGAAGTAAGACGATTCTTCCAAGATTTGCCTCAAGATAGTATTCCTTATATTCCTACAAAAGTAGAGGTCCAAATTATAACTCAGCTTCCACGGGTTTCATTGGCTGAAGTGGATGATGTAAAAAAAAGACTTCGTGAATACACCGATCAGGTAAACTCAGGAGAAATGCCATTTAGTACATTAGCTCGTCTATATTCTGAGGATTTAGGTAGTGCTATGAAGGGAGGTGAAATAGGCTTTATGGGAAGAGGTATGCTAGCTCCAGAATATGCCAATGTAGCGTTTAATATGCAAGAACCAGGAAAAGTATCAAAAATTGTAGAAACTGAATTTGGCTATCATATCATTCAATTAGTGGAGAAAAGAGGTGACCGTGTAAATACTCGCCATATCCTTTTAAAACCAAAAGTGTCTGATGAAGATTTAACGAAGTCTACTAATAAATTAGATAGTTTGGCAAATGATATACGTGATGAAAAATTCTCTTTCGGAGAAGCAGCACTCTATTTATCAGATAATAAAGAAACAAGAAATAATAGCGGATTAATGCCAAATCCATATGATGGAACGTCTCGCTTTGAAATGCAAGCTTTACCACCTGAAATTGCTAAAGTCATAGAAAAATTAAATGTGGGAGATGTCTCCAATGCATTAACAATGATTGATGATAAGGGTAGGGAGGTTTGTGCTATTGTACGCCTGAAAGATCGTATCCAAGGTCATAAAGCAACAATTACTGAAGATTATCAAAATCTAAGAGATTTAGTTATAGCAGAAAAGAGAGAAGCTATTCTTCATAATTGGATAGTAAAAAAGCAAAAAGAAACTTATGTTAGAATCAACGATGGTTGGAGAGAATGTGAGTTTGAATATCCAGGATGGATTAAAGACTAA
- a CDS encoding hypothetical protein (KEGG: bth:BT_3846 peptidyl-prolyl cis-trans isomerase~SPTR: Peptidyl-prolyl cis-trans isomerase;~IMG reference gene:2504105859~PFAM: PPIC-type PPIASE domain) — MNKDGEFSILVLFYSSKRSIFGIITKTFMKSRFIVLCSLILSASVTFSQSNEQDNSLLYSLKLADAYQSQVDESLSFKMKWGEHKEDLFINTILKRLKLDSYFNATEETAPEKMFLLRQIFMPVGQRVSYQEENKIKEEANAVFEQYLAKPSNSLFEELIKQYSFDKNTKWVSQEEETSEFQTIVELLSKGEISRPFITPRGIHIVQKMDEKTVRNSYMKPTGKSVQSVLQDFNMIVHEDAKRELLFDGFTKKTLITTDYQTVKYEDFKRFSLGNSTKGDKSLWDDFLKYMLIKDLKLQFVDNPDYKMKLNALYEKEMIDAIYQKKVVNKALSNPKGVDEYYLAHQSDYYWDFPKFQGVLLFCKNKKVRKQLHTELSNIPLNQWEEKIKSFNANEILVHYELGEFELGKNAAIDYYIFGQGKKKEARIKGYTKTRIYGEVVKGPKTLDDIRDKVTLDYYEYLNREWEKELYSSYKSGNLSLNFLKSVNNQASN; from the coding sequence ATGAACAAGGATGGAGAATTCTCCATCCTTGTTTTATTTTATAGCAGTAAAAGAAGTATCTTTGGTATTATTACAAAAACTTTTATGAAGTCAAGATTTATAGTCCTTTGCAGCTTAATTTTATCTGCCTCAGTTACATTTTCTCAATCTAATGAGCAGGATAATTCTCTGTTATATAGTCTTAAATTAGCTGATGCTTATCAGTCTCAAGTAGATGAATCCTTATCCTTTAAAATGAAATGGGGTGAGCACAAGGAGGATTTATTTATAAATACAATTCTAAAAAGATTAAAGTTAGATTCATACTTTAATGCTACAGAAGAAACTGCTCCTGAAAAAATGTTTCTGTTACGGCAGATATTTATGCCTGTAGGACAAAGAGTTTCCTATCAAGAAGAAAATAAAATAAAAGAAGAAGCCAATGCTGTTTTTGAGCAATATTTAGCAAAACCATCGAATTCCTTGTTTGAGGAGCTTATAAAACAATATTCTTTTGATAAAAACACAAAGTGGGTATCTCAAGAGGAAGAAACTTCAGAATTCCAAACTATAGTTGAGCTCTTGTCGAAAGGTGAAATATCACGTCCTTTTATCACTCCAAGAGGTATTCATATTGTCCAAAAAATGGATGAAAAGACAGTGCGAAATTCTTATATGAAGCCAACAGGTAAGAGTGTGCAGTCTGTGTTACAAGATTTTAATATGATTGTTCATGAAGATGCAAAAAGAGAATTGTTGTTTGATGGATTTACAAAGAAAACTCTAATTACTACCGATTATCAAACGGTCAAATATGAGGACTTTAAACGATTTTCCTTAGGTAATTCTACAAAAGGGGATAAAAGCTTGTGGGACGACTTTCTTAAATATATGTTGATAAAAGATCTCAAACTTCAATTTGTAGATAATCCAGATTATAAAATGAAGCTTAATGCCTTATACGAGAAAGAGATGATAGATGCTATTTATCAGAAAAAGGTTGTAAATAAAGCTTTATCAAACCCCAAAGGTGTAGATGAGTATTATTTAGCACATCAGTCTGATTATTATTGGGATTTCCCTAAGTTCCAAGGAGTCTTATTATTCTGTAAAAATAAAAAGGTACGTAAGCAATTGCATACTGAATTAAGCAATATTCCCCTAAATCAGTGGGAAGAAAAGATAAAGTCATTCAACGCAAATGAAATTCTAGTTCATTATGAATTGGGTGAGTTTGAGTTGGGAAAAAATGCCGCAATTGATTATTATATATTTGGTCAGGGGAAGAAAAAAGAGGCTAGAATCAAAGGATATACGAAAACTAGAATATATGGTGAGGTTGTTAAAGGACCAAAAACATTAGATGACATTAGAGATAAAGTGACACTAGATTATTATGAGTACCTTAATCGTGAGTGGGAAAAGGAACTATACTCTTCTTATAAATCGGGGAATTTATCTCTAAACTTTTTAAAATCCGTTAATAATCAAGCAAGCAATTAA
- a CDS encoding inosine-5'-monophosphate dehydrogenase (COGs: COG0516 IMP dehydrogenase/GMP reductase~InterPro IPR005990:IPR001093:IPR000644~KEGG: bfs:BF3891 putative inosine-5'-monophosphate dehydrogenase~PFAM: IMP dehydrogenase/GMP reductase; Cystathionine beta-synthase, core~PRIAM: IMP dehydrogenase~SMART: Cystathionine beta-synthase, core~SPTR: Inosine-5'-monophosphate dehydrogenase;~TIGRFAM: IMP dehydrogenase~IMG reference gene:2504105860~PFAM: CBS domain; IMP dehydrogenase / GMP reductase domain~TIGRFAM: inosine-5'-monophosphate dehydrogenase): MSFIADKIVMDGLTFDDVLLIPAYSEVLPKSVDLSTKFSKNIKLNIPFITAAMDTVTESQMAIAIAREGGIGVIHKNMSIEAQAKQVAIVKRAENGMIYDPITILQGSTVQDALDLMREYHIGGIPVVDEERNLVGIVTNRDLRFEQDMDKLVDVVMTKEGLVTTDQSTDLEAAAKILQEHKIEKLPVVDKNNKIIGLLTYKDITKAKDKPMACKDAKGRLRVAAGVGVTSDTFVRMQALVDAEVDALVIDTAHGHSKGVIEVLKEAKQKFPHVDIVVGNIATGEAAKALVEAGADAVKVGIGPGSICTTRVVAGVGVPQLSAIYDVAKALKGTGVPLIADGGLRYSGDVVKALAAGGYSVMIGSLVAGTEESPGETILFSGRKFKAYRGMGSLEAMERGSKDRYFQANETDVKKLVPEGIAARVPYKGLLYEVIYQLVGGLRAGMGYCGSKDIVALHDAKFTRITNAGVMESHPHDVAITSEAPNYSRP, translated from the coding sequence ATGTCATTTATTGCGGATAAAATAGTCATGGATGGATTAACTTTTGACGACGTCTTGTTAATTCCAGCCTATTCTGAAGTTCTTCCCAAATCTGTTGATCTATCAACAAAGTTCTCCAAAAACATTAAGTTAAACATTCCTTTCATAACAGCCGCTATGGATACTGTTACTGAATCACAAATGGCTATAGCCATTGCACGTGAAGGAGGTATTGGTGTTATTCATAAAAACATGTCTATTGAAGCTCAGGCGAAACAAGTCGCTATCGTAAAAAGAGCAGAAAATGGTATGATTTATGATCCCATTACTATTTTACAAGGATCAACAGTGCAAGATGCTCTTGATTTAATGAGAGAATATCACATTGGAGGTATTCCTGTGGTAGATGAGGAAAGAAATTTGGTTGGCATCGTTACTAATCGTGACTTGCGCTTTGAACAGGACATGGACAAGTTGGTTGATGTAGTTATGACAAAAGAAGGTTTAGTAACTACTGATCAATCTACAGATTTAGAGGCTGCTGCGAAAATTCTTCAAGAACATAAAATTGAAAAATTACCAGTAGTAGATAAAAACAATAAAATTATTGGTCTATTAACCTACAAAGATATTACCAAAGCAAAAGACAAACCTATGGCTTGTAAAGATGCTAAAGGTCGTTTACGCGTAGCTGCAGGTGTTGGTGTTACATCGGATACTTTTGTTCGTATGCAAGCCTTAGTCGATGCAGAAGTAGATGCTCTTGTTATTGATACAGCACATGGACACTCTAAAGGTGTTATTGAAGTATTGAAGGAAGCAAAGCAAAAATTTCCTCATGTTGATATTGTTGTAGGTAATATTGCTACCGGTGAGGCTGCAAAAGCATTAGTTGAGGCTGGTGCAGATGCTGTAAAAGTAGGTATCGGACCAGGTTCTATTTGTACTACTCGTGTTGTTGCTGGTGTAGGTGTTCCTCAGTTATCTGCTATTTATGATGTTGCCAAAGCATTAAAAGGAACAGGTGTACCTTTAATTGCAGATGGTGGTTTACGTTATTCTGGAGATGTTGTTAAGGCTTTGGCTGCAGGAGGATATTCTGTTATGATAGGTTCTCTAGTTGCAGGAACAGAAGAAAGCCCAGGTGAAACTATCTTATTTAGTGGACGTAAGTTTAAAGCATACCGTGGTATGGGGTCTCTTGAAGCGATGGAAAGAGGTTCAAAAGATCGTTATTTCCAAGCCAATGAAACTGATGTTAAAAAATTAGTACCCGAAGGTATTGCTGCTCGTGTCCCTTATAAAGGATTATTGTATGAAGTAATCTATCAATTGGTTGGAGGTCTTCGTGCAGGTATGGGGTATTGCGGTTCTAAAGATATAGTTGCTCTTCATGATGCTAAATTTACTCGTATTACCAATGCAGGTGTGATGGAAAGTCACCCTCATGATGTTGCGATAACTAGTGAAGCTCCTAATTACAGCAGACCATAA
- a CDS encoding ATP-dependent DNA helicase RecQ (COGs: COG0514 Superfamily II DNA helicase~InterProIPR006293:IPR004589:IPR011545:IPR001650:IPR 018982:IPR002121:IPR014001~KEGG: bfs:BF3892 putative ATP-dependent DNA helicase~PFAM: RQC domain; Helicase, C-terminal; DNA/RNA helicase, DEAD/DEAH box type, N-terminal; Helicase/RNase D C-terminal, HRDC domain~SMART: DEAD-like helicase, N-terminal; Helicase, C-terminal; RQC domain; Helicase/RNase D C-terminal, HRDC domain~SPTR: ATP-dependent DNA helicase RecQ;~TIGRFAM: DNA helicase, ATP-dependent, RecQ type, bacterial; DNA helicase, ATP-dependent, RecQ type~IMG reference gene:2504105861~PFAM: Helicase conserved C-terminal domain; RQC domain; HRDC domain; DEAD/DEAH box helicase~TIGRFAM: ATP-dependent DNA helicase RecQ; ATP-dependent DNA helicase, RecQ family): MADKVNLKAELKEYFGFDKFKGNQEAIIKNLLAGNDTFVLMPTGGGKSLCYQLPSILLEGTAIVVSPLIALMKNQVDAMRSFSEIDGVAHYINSSLNKSEIEQVKEDLVSGKTKLLYVAPESLTKEDNVDFLKSIKISFYAVDEAHCISEWGHDFRPEYRRIRPIIDEIGKAPLIALTATATPKVQHDIQKNLGIVDAKVFKSSFNRPNLYYEVKAKTKDVDKDVILFIKNNPNKSGIIYCLSRKKVEELTKILQANGINARSYHAGMDAATRNQNQDDFLMERVDVIVATIAFGMGIDKPDVRFVLHYDMPKSLEGYYQETGRAGRDGGEGKCVTFYSNKDLQKLEKFMQGKPVAEQEIGKQLLLDTAAYAESSLCRRKSLLHYFGEDYEVENCEHCDNCLNPKKQVEAQDLLCSAIETIIAVKENFKTDYVIDVLLGNETSEVLAHRHDDLEVFGTGKGESEKMWNSVIRQALISGYLDKDVEEYGTLKVNPKGRKFLNTPVSFKIVEDVDFEEVEEEIESSGGASFAVDPALYSMLKSLRKKMAKKLEVPPYVIFQEASLEAMATIYPVTLDELQNIPGVGAGKAKRYGKEFCELIKTHCIENEIERPEDLRVRTVANKSKLKVGIIQSIDRKVALDDIAVSKGIDFDDLLEEIEAIVYSGTKLNIDYFLEEIMDEDHMWDIYDYFKEDSTTDNVEEAMEELGDDFTEEEIRLVRIKFISELAN; this comes from the coding sequence ATGGCTGATAAGGTAAATTTGAAAGCTGAACTGAAGGAATACTTTGGATTTGATAAATTTAAGGGTAATCAGGAAGCTATAATAAAGAACCTCTTAGCTGGTAATGATACTTTTGTGTTGATGCCTACAGGTGGGGGAAAGTCTTTGTGTTATCAACTTCCGTCAATTTTGTTGGAAGGAACGGCTATTGTGGTTTCACCATTAATTGCTCTGATGAAGAATCAGGTAGATGCCATGCGCAGCTTTAGTGAGATTGATGGTGTAGCACATTATATCAATTCATCTTTAAACAAAAGTGAAATCGAGCAGGTAAAAGAAGATCTTGTGTCTGGAAAGACTAAGCTTCTCTATGTTGCTCCTGAATCTCTAACAAAGGAGGATAATGTTGATTTTTTGAAGTCTATTAAGATTTCATTTTATGCAGTTGATGAGGCTCATTGTATTTCTGAATGGGGACATGATTTTCGTCCAGAGTACAGAAGAATACGGCCTATAATAGATGAGATTGGGAAAGCTCCACTTATCGCATTGACAGCTACAGCTACTCCTAAGGTGCAACATGATATCCAAAAGAACTTGGGTATTGTTGATGCAAAAGTTTTTAAATCATCATTTAATCGTCCCAATCTTTACTATGAGGTAAAAGCCAAAACTAAAGATGTTGATAAGGACGTAATACTGTTTATTAAAAACAATCCGAATAAATCAGGTATCATATACTGTCTAAGTCGTAAAAAAGTAGAAGAGTTAACAAAAATTCTTCAGGCTAATGGCATAAATGCACGCTCGTATCATGCAGGAATGGACGCAGCTACCCGTAATCAAAATCAAGATGACTTCTTGATGGAGAGAGTAGATGTAATTGTAGCAACGATTGCTTTTGGTATGGGAATTGATAAACCTGATGTTCGTTTTGTACTTCACTATGATATGCCGAAGAGTCTTGAGGGGTATTACCAAGAGACAGGGAGAGCAGGTCGTGATGGTGGAGAAGGAAAATGTGTAACTTTTTATTCAAATAAGGACCTGCAGAAGCTAGAGAAGTTTATGCAAGGAAAACCTGTGGCAGAGCAAGAAATAGGTAAGCAGCTTTTATTAGATACAGCGGCTTATGCAGAATCTTCGTTATGCCGTCGTAAATCTTTACTTCATTATTTCGGAGAAGATTATGAAGTAGAAAATTGCGAACATTGTGACAACTGTTTAAATCCAAAGAAACAAGTGGAGGCTCAAGATTTATTATGCTCCGCAATTGAAACAATTATTGCGGTTAAAGAAAATTTTAAAACAGACTACGTAATAGATGTATTACTAGGTAATGAAACTTCGGAAGTTCTTGCTCATAGACATGATGACTTAGAAGTTTTTGGTACAGGTAAAGGAGAAAGCGAAAAGATGTGGAACTCAGTAATTCGTCAAGCGCTGATTTCTGGATACCTGGATAAAGATGTCGAAGAGTATGGAACCCTTAAGGTTAATCCTAAAGGTCGAAAGTTCTTGAATACTCCAGTGTCTTTTAAAATTGTTGAAGATGTAGACTTCGAGGAAGTTGAAGAGGAAATAGAATCATCTGGTGGTGCATCATTTGCTGTTGACCCAGCCCTTTATTCTATGCTTAAGTCTTTACGTAAGAAGATGGCTAAAAAGCTAGAAGTTCCTCCATACGTAATCTTTCAAGAGGCTTCATTAGAAGCTATGGCTACTATCTATCCTGTAACACTTGATGAGTTGCAAAATATTCCTGGTGTAGGAGCAGGTAAGGCTAAAAGATATGGTAAAGAGTTTTGTGAATTAATTAAAACTCACTGTATAGAGAATGAAATAGAACGCCCCGAAGACTTAAGGGTTCGTACTGTAGCCAATAAGTCCAAATTAAAAGTGGGAATTATTCAGTCTATCGATCGTAAAGTAGCACTTGATGATATTGCAGTGTCAAAAGGTATCGATTTTGATGATCTTTTAGAGGAAATTGAAGCAATTGTGTACTCTGGTACGAAATTGAATATTGATTATTTTTTAGAAGAGATTATGGATGAAGACCATATGTGGGACATTTATGATTACTTTAAAGAAGACTCAACAACAGATAATGTTGAAGAGGCTATGGAAGAGTTGGGTGACGACTTTACCGAAGAGGAAATACGATTGGTTCGTATTAAATTTATATCTGAATTAGCAAATTAA
- a CDS encoding ATP-dependent Clp protease ATP-binding subunit clpX (COGs: COG1219 ATP-dependent protease Clp ATPase subunit~HAMAP: Clp protease, ATP-binding subunit ClpX~InterProIPR004487:IPR010603:IPR013093:IPR019489:IPR 003593~KEGG: bfs:BF3893 ATP-dependent protease ATP-binding subunit ClpX~PFAM: ATPase, AAA-2; Zinc finger, C4-type; Clp ATPase, C-terminal~SMART: ATPase, AAA+ type, core~SPTR: ATP-dependent Clp protease ATP-binding subunit ClpX;~TIGRFAM: Clp protease, ATP-binding subunit ClpX~IMG reference gene:2504105862~PFAM: AAA domain (Cdc48 subfamily); C-terminal, D2-small domain, of ClpB protein; ClpX C4-type zinc finger~TIGRFAM: endopeptidase Clp ATP-binding regulatory subunit (clpX)), whose product MAKSNKEGRHCSFCGRPEKEVGLLISGLNGFICDNCATQAYEISKEALQSIHATTSDPELTMEDLPKPSEVKQFLDDYVIGQDDAKRYLSVAVYNHYKRILQDNSDDEVEIEKSNIIMVGSTGTGKTLLARTIAKQLNVPFTIVDATVLTEAGYVGEDIESILTRLLQVADYDVEKAEKGIVFIDEIDKIARKGDNPSITRDVSGEGVQQGLLKLLEGSIINVPPQGGRKHPDQKMIPVNTKNILFICGGAFDGIERRIAQRLNTHVVGYNASRDTAKVDMTNLIKYITPQDLKSFGLIPEIIGRLPILTYLNPLDRDALRRILTEPKNSVIKQNQKLLQMDGVDLKFNEDVFDYIVDKAIEFKLGARGLRSIVETIMIDVMYEVPSMDVKEYAVTLDYAKKQLEKSNMAVNQ is encoded by the coding sequence ATGGCTAAATCAAATAAAGAGGGTAGGCATTGTAGCTTTTGTGGTAGACCTGAGAAAGAAGTAGGTTTACTGATATCTGGCTTGAACGGATTCATTTGTGACAATTGTGCTACCCAAGCTTATGAAATAAGTAAAGAGGCTCTTCAATCTATACATGCTACTACTTCTGATCCAGAATTAACAATGGAGGATTTACCAAAACCTAGTGAAGTAAAGCAATTCTTAGATGACTATGTTATCGGTCAAGATGATGCCAAACGCTATCTTTCTGTAGCTGTGTACAATCATTATAAGAGGATTCTTCAAGACAACTCAGATGACGAGGTTGAAATAGAGAAGTCGAACATAATAATGGTAGGAAGCACTGGTACAGGGAAAACTTTATTAGCACGTACTATTGCTAAACAATTAAATGTTCCCTTCACAATTGTAGATGCTACAGTATTAACTGAAGCTGGATATGTGGGTGAAGATATTGAGAGTATTTTGACTCGTTTGTTGCAGGTTGCAGACTACGATGTAGAAAAGGCTGAAAAAGGTATCGTTTTTATTGATGAAATAGATAAAATTGCTCGTAAAGGCGATAATCCATCAATAACAAGAGATGTAAGTGGTGAGGGAGTGCAACAAGGACTTTTGAAACTACTCGAAGGTTCTATTATAAATGTTCCACCACAAGGGGGTCGTAAGCATCCTGATCAAAAGATGATACCTGTCAATACAAAGAATATATTATTTATTTGTGGAGGTGCTTTTGATGGTATTGAACGTCGGATTGCCCAAAGACTAAATACTCATGTTGTGGGGTACAATGCTTCGAGAGATACAGCAAAGGTAGATATGACTAACTTGATTAAATACATTACTCCTCAAGATTTAAAATCTTTTGGACTAATTCCTGAAATCATAGGTCGTTTACCTATTCTTACTTATTTAAATCCATTAGATAGGGATGCCTTGCGTCGTATTTTAACAGAACCAAAGAACTCTGTTATTAAACAAAACCAAAAATTGCTTCAGATGGATGGAGTAGATTTGAAGTTTAATGAAGATGTATTTGATTACATTGTTGATAAAGCTATTGAATTTAAATTAGGAGCTAGAGGATTAAGATCAATTGTAGAAACTATAATGATTGATGTGATGTACGAGGTTCCTTCAATGGATGTCAAAGAGTATGCTGTTACTCTGGACTATGCTAAGAAACAACTTGAAAAATCCAATATGGCAGTCAATCAATAA
- a CDS encoding ATP-dependent Clp protease proteolytic subunit (COGs: COG0740 Protease subunit of ATP-dependent Clp protease~HAMAP: Peptidase S14, ClpP~InterPro IPR001907~KEGG: bth:BT_3842 ATP-dependent Clp protease proteolytic subunit~PFAM: Peptidase S14, ClpP~PRIAM: Endopeptidase Clp~SPTR: ATP-dependent Clp protease proteolytic subunit;~IMG reference gene:2504105863~PFAM: Clp protease~TIGRFAM: ATP-dependent Clp protease, proteolytic subunit ClpP) — MDDFRKYAVKHLGMNGLALDQVVKAQAGYLNPYILEERQLNVTQLDVFSRLMMDRIIFLGTEVNDYTANTLQAQLLYLDSVDAGKDISIYINSPGGSVYAGLGIYDTMQFISSDVSTICTGVAASMAAVLLVAGADKKRFALKHSRVMIHQPMGGTQGQASDIEITAREILKLKKELYTIIADHSNQSYDQVYKDSDRDYWMTAQEAKDYGMIDEVLIKK; from the coding sequence ATGGATGATTTTAGAAAATATGCTGTCAAGCATTTAGGAATGAATGGCTTGGCTCTCGATCAGGTTGTTAAGGCTCAGGCTGGATATTTGAATCCATATATCCTAGAGGAAAGACAATTAAATGTTACCCAATTAGACGTATTCTCACGTTTGATGATGGACCGTATAATATTCCTAGGAACTGAAGTTAACGATTATACAGCAAATACGTTACAAGCTCAATTACTATACTTAGACTCTGTTGATGCAGGAAAAGATATCTCTATTTATATCAACTCTCCTGGAGGTTCTGTTTACGCAGGTTTAGGTATTTATGACACGATGCAATTTATTAGTAGTGATGTTTCTACTATTTGTACAGGTGTAGCAGCATCAATGGCAGCTGTATTGCTTGTGGCCGGTGCCGATAAAAAACGTTTTGCTTTGAAGCACTCTAGAGTGATGATCCATCAACCAATGGGCGGTACTCAAGGTCAAGCTTCTGATATCGAAATTACAGCACGCGAAATTTTAAAACTAAAAAAAGAATTATACACTATTATTGCTGATCACTCAAATCAATCTTATGATCAAGTATATAAGGATTCTGACCGTGATTACTGGATGACTGCACAGGAAGCCAAAGATTATGGAATGATTGATGAAGTATTGATTAAGAAATAA